A window from Plasmodium chabaudi chabaudi strain AS genome assembly, chromosome: 11 encodes these proteins:
- a CDS encoding small ubiquitin-related modifier, putative yields MTDDNPPANNNGNSGAPQGEHIQVKVRSPDGAEVFFKIKRKTKLEKLMEVYCNRLGQSIEAVRFLYDGDRIHGENTPDQLGIEDGDVIDAMVQQTGGCL; encoded by the exons ATGACAGATGATAATCCACcagcaaataataatggaaaCTCAGGGGCTCCTCAAGGTGAGCATATCCAAGTTAAAGTGCGATCACCTGATGGCGCAgaagttttttttaaaataaaaagaaaaacaaagTTGGAAAAATTAATGGAAGTTTATTGTAATCGTCTTGGTCAATCAATAGAAGCAG TccgatttttatatgacGGAGATCGAATCCACGGAGAGAATACCCCCGACCAACTTGGAATTGAAGATGGGGATGTCATTGATGCGATGGTGCAACAAACAGGAGGATGCTTATAA
- a CDS encoding mediator of RNA polymerase II transcription subunit 11, putative produces the protein MNDNQLNSLKRLKDISRIIEATLQQNNRIKSILASELYFRKKCEASIETIKNNTDEQECYRKVSKIFIRKPKSVLAKELDEELAEYDKYNPHLVDLRKKLVDKLANLKEQYLQAQEAIEKEASQAN, from the exons ATGAATGATAATCAATTAAATTCCTTGAAAAGG tTGAAGGACATTTCAAGAATAATTGAAGCCACATTACAGCAAAATAACAgaataaaaagtattttGGCAAGTGAACTATATTTTAGGAAAAAATGTGAAGCATCGATAGAAAca ataaaaaataatacagaCGAGCAAGAGTGCTATAGGAAGGTTTCGAAAAT CTTTATTAGGAAACCCAAATCGGTTTTAGCAAAAGAACTTGATGAAGAGCTAGCCGAGTATGACAAATATAACCCCCACCTAGTT GATTTGAGAAAAAAACTAGTGGACAAATTGGCAAATTTGAAGGAACAGTATTTACAAGCCCAAGAAGCT ATTGAAAAAGAAGCTAGCCAAGCTAATTAA
- a CDS encoding 60S ribosomal subunit protein L24, putative, with the protein MRIDKCWYCSGNIYPGHGIHFIRNDARVFRFCRSKCHKHFKAKHNPRKVKWTKIYRKERNKELNEDKIFEFEKIRNEPIKYDRNLYIKTINAIKTIEKIKEKRKMLFYKNRIKEASDKKINLSLNYIKKNPALLKNTEFENIHKELIAKKQEHVDVTLVRNNFESDEIIRMDENDAIKFSSDIFHEQNVQKEREQRENTNMEFA; encoded by the exons ATGAGGATAGATAAATGTTGGTACTGCTCGGGAAACATATATCCAG GGCACGGAATACATTTCATACGTAATGATGCAAGAGTCTTTCGCTTTTGTCGTAGCAAATGccataaacattttaagGCAAAACATAATCCACGTAAAGTAAAATGGACGAAGATATATCGTAAAGAAAGAAACAAAGAACTTAAtgaagataaaatatttgagtTTGAAAAGATTCGTAACGAgccaataaaatatgatagaaatttatatataaaaacaattaatgctataaaaacaattgaaaaaattaaagagaaaagaaaaatgttattttataaaaatagaataaaaGAAGCAtctgataaaaaaattaacttatccttaaattatattaagaaaaatccagctttattaaaaaatacagaatttgaaaatatacataaagaATTAATTGCTAAGAAGCAAGAACATGTAGACGTTACACTAGTTAGAAACAATTTTGAAAGTGATGAAATTATTAGAATGGATGAAAATGATGCAATTAAATTCTCTTCGGATATATTCCACGAACAAAATGTACAG AAAGAACGAGAACAACGGGAGAACACAAATATGGAGTTTGCATGA
- a CDS encoding TATA-box-binding protein, putative — MDDNDGLNDPDFFLREENHLKDDNYDYNKKKVSMLLKKNSITEKCNDENDVEKYSDKNNQIEDNIINETNLEIIQDIQNYENDDNKSSNTKNKLIHKDIPLKIHNIISSANLDTEIDLRLVAVSIKSAEYNPSKINTLIIRINHPKCTALIFKSGRIMLTGTKSKTDSINGCKKIGKIIKFVTNQNIRLKNFKIENIIASANCNIPVRLEMLAHDHKDYCNYEPELFAGLVYRYKPTSNLKSVILIFVSGKIIITGCKSLQKLNTVFQDIYNVLVQYKS, encoded by the coding sequence ATGGATGACAACGATGGTCTAAATGATCCAGATTTCTTCTTAAGGGAAGAAAATCATTTGAAAGATGATAACtatgattataataaaaagaaagttAGTatgcttttaaaaaaaaatagtataacaGAAAAATGTAATGACGAAAATGATGTAGAAAAATACTCTGATAAAAACAACCAAATTGAAgacaatataattaatgaaacgaatttagaaataatacaagatattcaaaattatgaaaatgatgataataaatcatctaatacaaaaaataaattaattcatAAAGATATACCACttaaaatacataatataatatcttCAGCAAATTTGGATACCGAAATTGATCTTAGACTTGTAGCTGTATCAATTAAAAGTGCAGAATATAATCCTAGTAAAATTAATACTCTTATAATTCGAATTAATCACCCTAAATGTACAGcacttatttttaaaagcgGAAGAATAATGCTTACTGGTACAAAAAGTAAAACAGACTCTATAAATggatgtaaaaaaattggaaaaattattaaatttgttacTAACCAAAATATTcgattaaaaaattttaaaattgaaaatataatcgCTAGTGCAAATTGTAATATACCAGTTAGATTAGAAATGCTTGCTCATGATCATAAAGATTATTGTAATTATGAACCTGAATTATTTGCGGGTTTAGTTTATAGATATAAACCAACTTCTAATTTAAAATCagttattttaatttttgtttctggaaaaattattatcactGGTTGTAAGTCTCTACAAAAACTTAACACCGTTTTTCAAGATATTTACAATGTGCTAGTACAATATAAaagttaa
- a CDS encoding histone deacetylase, putative, whose product MVIGIIWNSLIAFFNVVIQGWYVKMYLAYFVMAFILFEFVWVTLELKQKHSNKRITKVCSFTNVILVDKKNKNYNSRIWQNAEKNKIENLIDLHTEQLAHNCVKNGMNILCHSLYKRNNQMWELPHEVNNENEILFLDIQKEIFKTCENSFNENIYENIFKNQKKYCNNSKNPPYVFHPIYSSVERKVKDSNRHAYTHRFKLNKYKNIFNYLNKKGECIYENNYIIPSCDISKIKKSIFTIHSPNFINKMFNIIKNNEEIKLYELDLFSDLIIRYLVEINGTVLSSLLALKHSMCMHIGGGNHHSKRDKGDGFCIFNDIAIAIDFLLLYKIVQNVIILDVDVHQGDGTAEIFQNHKHVKTISLHCKDNYPFIKKKSTIDIELNSYMKDEEYLKIYQTILNNIKPQKQSIIFYLAGVDISKDDDLGLLLISDHGIYTRDYMTYQMAFKNKIPIVTLLSGGYNECDQTLSEKHAITFRAAKAAWGTRREHG is encoded by the exons ATGGTGATAGGGATTATTTGGAATTCATTGATAGCCTTTTTCAATGTTGTTATACAAGGCTGGTATGTCAAAATGTATTTGGCTTATTTTGTCATggcatttatattattcgaATTTGTTTGGGTAACTTTAgaattaaaacaaaagcATTCAAACAAAAGGATAACAAAAGTTTGTAGCTTCACTAATGTTATTTTGgttgacaaaaaaaacaaaaattataatagtaGAATATGGCAAAATgccgaaaaaaataaaattgaaaatttaatCGATCTGCACACGGAACAACTTGCACACAACTGTGTGAAAAATGGTATGAACATATTGTGTCACTCTCTATACAAGAGAAACAACCAAATGTGGGAACTCCCACATGAGGTTAATAATGAGAACGAAATTTTATTCTTGGATATACAAAaggaaatatttaaaacatgtgaaaatagttttaatgaaaatatatatgaaaacatttttaaaaatcaaaaaaaatattgtaataattcaaaaaatccACCTTATGTTTTTCATCCAATATATTCAAGTGTTGAAAGAAAAGTAAAAGACTCAAACAGACATGCATATACACACCGATTTAAgcttaataaatataaaaatatatttaattatttaaataagaaAGGagaatgtatatatgaaaataattatatcattCCATCATGTGATattagtaaaataaaaaagtctATATTTACTATCCATAGtccaaattttataaataaaatgtttaatataataaaaaataatgaagaaataaaattatatgaattagATTTATTTTCCGATTTAATAATCCGATATTTAGTTGAAATAAATGGAACAGTATTAAGTTCATTGTTGGCTTTAAAGCATTCTAtgtgtatgcatatagGTGGTGGTAACCATCATTCAAAAAGAGATAAAGGGGATggattttgtatatttaatgaTATAGCTATAGctattgattttttattactttacaaaattgttcaaaatgttattatattagACGTTGATGTACATCAAGGTGATGGTACAGCagaaatatttcaaaatcaTAAGCATGTTAAAACAATAAGTTTACATTGTAAAGATAACTAtccatttattaaaaaaaaatcaactATTGATATCGAATTAAATTCATATATGAAAGATGaggaatatttaaaaatatatcaaactattttaaataatattaaaccACAAAAACAgtctataattttttatttagctGGTGTAGATATAAGCAAAGATGATGATCTAGGTTTACTTTTAATTTCAGACCATGGGATATATACTAGGGATTATATGACTTATCAAATggcttttaaaaataaaattccaATTGTTACTCTACTTTCTGGTGGCTATAACGAATGTGATCAGACATTATCTGAAAAGCATGCCATAACTTTTCG ggCTGCAAAAGCGGCATGGGGCACACGGAGGGAGCATGGATAA
- a CDS encoding GTPase-activating protein, putative: MNKYESIKNRIIHNIHKKVTKGKKDGNTHTHETSNNMRDINRGSFVDLRESNTSSEDKKSENDKESKACIVENEENNDDNQYLTHYNDGYLRSFLKSAVVSPCLNALLGTTVISFLNEKERNRVSMTCKLLFVEVHSINNLKQLYKNKFIKNSQRKFIWKAILLAENIYMNEEQYNEFRKKNSSYDNIIEKDIDRTFPNNPYFLNRKEDMQNKLSNILKICSLYFKDIGYCQGMNYVAAILLLVFQNNLDAIRCFIALLKGFNLKGMFIYKFPQLKKIIYQLNILIKAYMPKLFYYFKRKKIKIDFFCINWFMTLFSQDLSFENTLKLWDMFFLFGIKILIKFSLAILYHHHEKILNMSYDQALIFLKTITKLPFTNYLFEDQNFFKYLNKFKVTNRMLRHIILFKKNNEKVEIHVDKKNIGKVKWSFLLKQNSKELKNKNFNNNTHINKISFFDKLIDNIVYKASSIMVPRAPPILTYNDQQDRQYKHNSLGANMYTTNFQIPTLNYENKLPEHSYSNEILANNNGCLGINFNTDLLCGITQKPKIEQDDHDDKREYIVPDQPSLMESNMYFDFNLTK; the protein is encoded by the coding sequence atgaataaatatgaatcaataaaaaatcgtATAATACATAACATACATAAGAAAGTTACAAAAGGAAAGAAAGATGGAAATACACACACACACGAAACTAGTAATAATATGCGTGACATAAATAGGGGATCCTTTGTTGATCTTCGAGAAAGTAATACCAGTAgtgaagataaaaaaagtgaaaatgataaagaaaGCAAAGCTTGTATTGTAGAAAATGAAGAGAACAATGACGATAACCAATATTTAACCCACTATAATGATGGTTATTTAAGAAGTTTTCTTAAAAGTGCAGTTGTTAGTCCATGTTTGAATGCTCTTTTAGGGACTACagtaatttcttttttaaatgaaaaggaAAGAAACAGAGTTTCAATGACATGTAAACTTTTATTTGTTGAAGTTCATTCAATAAATAATCTAAAGcaattgtataaaaataaatttataaaaaatagccaAAGGAAATTTATATGGAAAGCTATACTACTAGccgaaaatatatatatgaatgaaGAACAATATAATGAgtttcgaaaaaaaaatagctcttatgataatataattgaaaaagACATTGATAGGACATTTCCAAAtaatccatattttttaaatcgaAAAGAAGATatgcaaaataaattatcaaatatattaaaaatatgttcattatattttaaagacATAGGTTATTGTCAAGGTATGAATTATGTTGCTGCAATATTGTTATTAGTTTTTCAAAACAATTTAGACGCAATACGTTGTTTTATTGCATTATTAAAAGGgtttaatttaaaaggcatgtttatatataaatttccacaattaaaaaaaattatatatcaattaaatatattaataaaagcTTATATGCctaaattgttttattattttaaaagaaaaaaaataaaaatcgaTTTCTTTTGTATAAATTGGTTTATGACATTATTTTCTCAAGATTTAAGTTTTGAAAatacattaaaattatgggatatgttttttttatttggtattaaaattttaattaaatttagtctagctattttatatcatcatcACGAAAAAATTCTGAACATGTCATACGATCAagctttaatttttcttaagACTATCACTAAATTACCATTTACTAATTATCTTTTTGAAGACcaaaacttttttaaatatttaaataaatttaaagtAACTAATCGAATGTTAagacatattatattattcaaaaaaaataatgaaaaggtAGAAATACATgttgacaaaaaaaatattggcAAAGTCAAGTggtcttttttattaaagcaaaattcaaaagaactcaaaaataaaaattttaataataacacacacataaataaaatatcattttttgataaattgATCGataatatagtatataaaGCATCCTCTATAATGGTACCAAGAGCTCCTCCCATCCTAACTTATAATGACCAGCAAGATAGacaatataaacataacAGCCTAGGTGCAAATATGTATACTACTAACTTTCAAATACCCACactaaattatgaaaataaattaccTGAACATTCATATTCAAATGAAATTTTagctaataataatggCTGCCTTggaattaattttaatactGATTTATTATGTGGCATTACTCAAAAACCGAAAATCGAACAAGATGACCATGACGATAAAAGAGAGTACATCGTACCTGATCAACCCTCTTTAATGGAAtcaaatatgtattttgaCTTTAATttgacaaaataa
- a CDS encoding transcription factor 25, putative: protein MSSRLLKKFLKEQNRDEINKINQSVEAESLPLKPSPKKKKQIFKYLEESQSDEDTSESTSQVEEDGKSTISSKNAQSQNKQKKGGVSKKEGEQHTKQETEENKKKKKKKKKKKKNKDDEFEELLNQIGEEQGEKQEQELNIKTSKTTSNSNSIINSNEFLKEDHELKEDVQLWACTHDKYKYCLKLEKNNFDVNVELKRIFGKDFVKENKFVKKSKIKYLKNWLVQDYSTKTIQTPLTMKYIDNEFKIEKEKLYLEAENLFYLLLDTHDIQSMNDLVKKFPFHIDTLLILAEYYNETNNYEVANQYIKMALLLLQNIFHMNFNIDYINNNNKIYVNPQLYDNKVLFKTLYMHMQSLEYEGCTITSLEIAKLLCKIDLCNDLCGILLRIDGLMLKGNVLEFLVFFSFNFILQNAHYVMPLSRTSEMISDFFFNENNFKNEMIAKKENEKIINTPKIENTDNNVKNDENSTTEKLNSNEEISHNISTSHQNTNDISKIQENTLKMDSKESMSSLKRQDEDIFADDKKNYEQFSQNNDFSKKLPEQDRNNNKLDYLQNTHTKKKYDFQNYEIRLHFILPNFAFSIPLCLYLKNNTYVNYNEINKIKKDDILSSFSYEECKFLIPHFNINFNCYWGNNNVNNICDKKNMLYSLSYSAHLFLIRALLFYPDFVQIFVKYNNFNTAKIVKNTIYDISFKHILSHPPFSDNTLFSNKEEYEIVQKIILAYLEKNNIYYKSEKMITWIHVCSAFIHEMYKDELVAKEINEVRKQWHRRIPLLDINKYKGVRVSEFKSRNYLLPDFMMEKTVSRPSPAPSTTSQYYVSLDSNVLVAFFQCLLPWYQVDYYGTQSRPVYLGTILEAVVKETKRFLNI, encoded by the exons ATGTCTAGCcggttattaaaaaagttcTTAAAGGAACAAAATAGAGATgagataaataaaataaaccaATCTGTGGAAGCAGAATCATTACCCCTAAAGCCTTCtcctaaaaaaaaaaaacaaattttcaaatatttagAAGAATCACAAAGTGATGAAGATACAAGTGAAAGTACAAGTCAGGTGGAGGAAGATGGGAAATCAACCATTTCTAGCAAAAATGCACAAAgtcaaaataaacaaaaaaaagggGGTGTAAGTAAAAAAGAGGGCGAACAACATACAAAACAAGAAacagaagaaaataaaaagaaaaagaagaagaagaaaaaaaagaaaaaaaataaagatgatGAATTCGAAGAATTATTAAATCAAATTGGTGAAGAGCAAGGTGAGAAACAAGAACAAGaactaaatataaaaacttCCAAAACCACAAGCAATAGTAATAGCATTATCAATAGTAATGAATTCCTGAAGGAAGATCATGAGTTAAAGGAAGATGTCCAGCTTTGGGCATGTACACAtgacaaatataaatattgcttgaaattagaaaaaaataattttgatgtAAATGtagaattaaaaagaatatttgGTAAAGATTTTGTTaaagaaaacaaatttgttaaaaaaagtaaaatcaaatatttgaaaaattggCTAGTTCAAGATTATAGTACAAAAACAATACAAACACCATTAactatgaaatatattgacaacgaatttaaaattgaaaaagaaaaattatatttagaagcagaaaatttattttatttattattagatACACATGATATACAATCAATGAATgatttagtaaaaaaattcccATTTCATATAGatacattattaatattagctgaatattataatgaaacaaataattatgaggTAGCTAATcagtatattaaaatggctttattattattacaaaacatttttcatatgaattttaatatagattatataaataataataataaaatatatgttaatccacaattatatgataataaagttttatttaaaactttatatatgcatatgcaatCCCTTGAATATGAAGGGTGTACTATAACATCATTAGAAATTGCAAAACTTTTATGTAAAATTGATTTATGCAATGATTTATGTGGTATACTTTTAAGAATTGATGGGCTTATGTTAAAAGGAAATGTTTTAGAatttttagtttttttttcattcaaTTTTATCCTTCAAAATGCTCATTATGTTATGCCACTATCTAGAACTAGTGAAATGATAtcagattttttttttaacgaaaataatttcaaaaatgaaatgattgctaaaaaagaaaatgaaaaaataataaacacaccaaaaattgaaaatactGACAATAatgttaaaaatgatgaaaatagtactacagaaaaattaaattccAATGAGGAAATATCTCATAATATTTCTACTAGTCATCAAAATACTAAtgatatatcaaaaatacAAGAAAATACTTTGAAAATGGATAGCAAAGAAAGTATGTCCTCATTAAAACGACAGGATGAAGATATTTTCGCTgatgacaaaaaaaattatgaacagttcagtcaaaataatgattttaGTAAAAAATTACCTGAACAAGatagaaataataacaaattggattatttacaaaatacacacacaaaaaaaaaatatgattttcaaaattatgaaattagacttcattttattttaccaAATTTTGCCTTTTCTATACCATTATGTTTAtatctaaaaaataatacttaTGTGAATTACaatgaaattaataaaattaaaaaagatgatatattatcttCCTTTTCTTATGAAGaatgtaaatttttaattccacattttaatataaattttaattgcTATTGgggtaataataatgttaaCAACATAtgtgacaaaaaaaatatgttgtaTTCTTTATCATATTCTGCTCATCTATTCTTAATTAgagcattattattttaccCCGATTTTGTTcaaatatttgtaaaatataataattttaatacagcaaaaattgttaaaaatacaatatatgatatatccTTTAAGCATATATTGTCACATCCCCCATTTTCAGACAATACATTATTTAGTAATAAAGAAGAGTATGAAATTGTGCAAAAAATCATATTAGCttatttggaaaaaaataatatatattataaatctgaaaaaatgattacCTGGATACATGTTTGCAGCGCGTTTATACACGAAATGTATAAGGATGAATTAG TGGCCAAGGAGATCAATGAAGTACGAAAACAATGGCACAGAAGAATTCCACTtttagatataaataaatataaaggaGTACGAGTGAGCGAATTTAAATCcagaaattatttattaccCGATTTCATGATGGAAAAAACAGTATCACGTCCATCTCCTGCCCCAAGCACAACATCACAATATTATGTCTCGCTAGATAGCAACGTACTCGTAGCTTTTTTTCAATGTTTGCTTCCTTGGTACCAAGTAGACTACTATg GCACCCAATCACGGCCTGTGTATTTGGGGACAATATTGGAAGCAGTAGTAAAAGAAACTAAgcgttttttaaatatttaa
- a CDS encoding rhomboid protease ROM4, putative, which translates to METNKPKKALNNSKKNESARESVDDATKRGAKSPPWINKANQIKKGNLGGDSKNNKDNLKKEIPENTTIPEKGVGTTPKNAPISTDNSRKNDIKNDGKSGAKNDGKSGAKNDSKNENANNSGDVKELKMDKDRLDEIRILVNNESELHTLPSGAVGRRAPLNPFSSPMLGKYRRKNANAKKKVKDPRLNNNPLVGRLVVCISTTAILFWVFFSELIYNYNTFNGRCISKVLYPIYTESVISNREPFFVFLGYGACEYNLEESAFDRHFIGTQTSDNGWPKNKVEDNPDAHGYATWDSINNRVYNQLGGLNTNYIRNYGEIYRLFWSMYLHGGLMHIIFNVICQIQILWMIEPDWGFIRTLFLFFISGITGNLLSAVCDPCGVTIGSSGSLYGLIGALFAYYVEYWKTIPRPCCVIVFMMLVVIFGIFIGMFGYTDNYAHIGGCLGGILYGFATITTVSSADKCTLGERMLTSPPFSWFLSNEAKQLIEEKAREKKIKGENYRKKQIANKVHKTDALHTIMSVMKNRINEEGRPSCKMKPREWIVRITAASILIILWIVLFIYLLDESAYRSYTPMGQIKFSGVHSCFCCDVVKKIPLTQMEKLYWCFSSQDAFDYYCKE; encoded by the coding sequence ATGGAAACAAATAAACCGAAAAAGGctttaaataatagtaaGAAGAATGAATCTGCGCGTGAATCAGTAGATGATGCCACTAAGAGGGGTGCCAAATCACCTCCATGGATAAACAAAGCaaaccaaataaaaaaaggtaaTCTAGGTGGggattcaaaaaataataaagataatttgaaaaaggaaattCCAGAGAATACGACAATCCCTGAAAAAGGAGTTGGCACGACTCCGAAAAATGCTCCCATCAGTACTGATAATAGCCGTAAAAATGATATCAAAAATGATGGCAAAAGTGGTGCCAAAAATGATGGCAAAAGCGGTGCCAAAAATGATTCTAAAAATGAGAATGCTAATAATTCTGGAGATGTAAAGGAATTGAAAATGGATAAAGATCGGTTGGACGAAATCAGAATATTAGTTAACAACGAAAGCGAATTACATACTTTGCCATCTGGGGCTGTTGGGAGGAGAGCCCCCTTAAATCCATTTTCTTCACCAATGCTTGGGAAAtatagaagaaaaaatgcgaatgcaaaaaaaaaagttaaagaTCCAagattaaataataatccaTTAGTTGGAAGATTAGTAGTATGTATATCAACTACagcaattttattttgggtGTTTTTTTCCGAattgatatataattataacacATTTAATGGTAGATGTATATCTAAAGTTTTATACCCGATATATACAGAAAGTGTAATATCAAACAGAGAAccattttttgtgtttttaGGATATGGTGCAtgtgaatataatttagaAGAATCCGCTTTCGATAGACATTTTATAGGAACACAAACATCTGATAATGGATGgccaaaaaataaagtagaAGATAATCCAGATGCTCATGGATATGCTACATGGGACTCAATAAATAATCGTGTATATAATCAATTAGGAGGATTgaatacaaattatattagAAATTATGGAGAGATATATCGTTTATTTTGGTCTATGTATTTACATGGTGGtttaatgcatataatatttaatgttATATGTCAAATTCAGATATTATGGATGATTGAACCAGATTGGGGTTTTATAagaacattatttttattttttatatctggTATAACAGGTAATTTGTTATCAGCTGTTTGTGATCCTTGTGGTGTTACAATTGGATCATCAGGTTCTTTATATGGATTAATAGGTGCACTATTTGCTTATTATGTAGAATATTGGAAGACTATACCTCGACCTTGTTGTGTGATTGTATTTATGATGCTAGTTGTTATATTTGGTATATTTATTGGTATGTTTGGATATACAGATAATTATGCGCATATTGGTGGCTGTTTAGGAGGTATTCTTTATGGCTTTGCTACAATCACTACAGTATCATCAGCTGATAAATGTACATTAGGTGAACGTATGTTAACATCCCCACCTTTTTCATGGtttttatcaaatgaaGCAAAACAATTAATTGAAGAAAAGGCtcgagaaaaaaaaattaagggGGAAAATTATcgtaaaaaacaaatagcTAATAAAGTTCATAAAACAGATGCATTACATACTATTATGTCTGTTATGaaaaatagaataaatGAAGAAGGAAGACCATCATGTAAAATGAAACCAAGAGAATGGATTGTACGTATCACAGCTGCatctattttaattatattatggattgtcttatttatatatttattagatGAAAGTGCTTATCGATCTTATACACCAATGGgacaaattaaatttagTGGGGTTCATTCTTGTTTTTGTTGTGATgtagttaaaaaaattcctTTAACacaaatggaaaaattatattggTGCTTTAGCAGTCAGGATGCATTTGATTATTATTGCAAGGAATGA